One Edaphobacter lichenicola DNA window includes the following coding sequences:
- a CDS encoding bactofilin family protein, with the protein MKPAEGSTVIGKSVVIRGELSGEEDLYIDGDIEGTITLKESGLTIGPNARVRADINVRDVTVFGHLTGNVQATGRVDLRQSAIVNGDILAGRLCIEESAVLKGSVELKGNSEAKSKSSTPAATHSAPVESGAPLFTQPQA; encoded by the coding sequence ATGAAACCAGCAGAGGGTTCCACCGTCATCGGTAAGTCGGTCGTCATTCGAGGAGAACTCTCCGGCGAGGAAGACCTTTACATCGACGGAGACATCGAAGGAACCATCACTCTCAAAGAGAGCGGCTTAACCATTGGACCCAACGCGCGCGTACGGGCCGATATCAACGTCCGCGACGTTACCGTATTCGGTCATCTTACCGGCAACGTTCAAGCCACGGGGCGCGTCGACCTCCGTCAGTCGGCGATCGTCAACGGAGACATCCTGGCCGGCCGACTCTGCATCGAAGAGAGCGCGGTCCTGAAGGGAAGCGTCGAACTCAAAGGCAACTCCGAAGCAAAGTCCAAGTCTTCCACTCCTGCCGCAACGCACTCCGCGCCAGTCGAGTCCGGCGCTCCTCTCTTCACTCAACCACAGGCATAG
- a CDS encoding class I SAM-dependent methyltransferase, producing the protein MKHLQSQESLRILDIGPTSSTNINYITSLGHSIYMASVVDEASKPEWLTPGEDGQEPRFDVDRFLESNLNFSGRVFDVVIFWDTADYLPEPLIAPVLARIHKVLQPGGLMLAFFHQTSSPETFFCRYHLTDTDVVEMQRAGNYPLLNIFNNRKIENLFSEFSNFRFFLAKDSLREVIITR; encoded by the coding sequence TTGAAGCACCTGCAGTCGCAGGAATCTCTGCGTATCCTCGACATCGGACCTACCTCGTCCACCAACATCAACTACATCACCAGCCTGGGCCACAGCATCTATATGGCGAGCGTCGTAGATGAGGCCTCAAAGCCGGAGTGGCTCACTCCCGGCGAAGACGGGCAGGAACCCAGGTTCGATGTCGATCGATTTCTCGAAAGCAATCTCAATTTTTCGGGCCGCGTCTTCGACGTCGTCATCTTTTGGGACACGGCGGACTATTTGCCCGAACCTTTGATAGCGCCTGTGCTGGCCCGCATCCACAAAGTTCTACAGCCTGGCGGCCTCATGCTCGCCTTCTTTCACCAGACAAGCAGCCCGGAGACCTTCTTTTGTCGCTATCATCTGACCGATACCGATGTAGTCGAGATGCAGCGTGCAGGAAACTACCCTCTGCTCAACATCTTCAACAATCGCAAGATCGAAAACCTGTTTAGTGAATTTAGTAACTTCCGATTCTTCCTTGCCAAAGACAGCCTGCGAGAGGTCATTATCACCCGCTAA
- the menC gene encoding o-succinylbenzoate synthase gives MLNIDAIHLREINLPLAHPFETSFGLTTSRRILLVELESDGLTGWGECVAGEHPYFSDETIDTAWLITESELAPRLLEATVERGGSCPDIFRQVRGHRMAKAALENAVWDLEAQAKRVSLAELLGGTRDVIPCGVSIGIQPSPAHLMDKIAAELAAGYQRIKLKCKPGWDVSIFEAVRKRWPDITLSCDANSAYRMKDLEDIVEWDRFNLLMIEQPLWYDDFYFHSMLQKRLLTSICLDESIRNRRDALAAIDMESCRIINIKVGRVGGFSEAIAVHNAAEERAIPVWCGGMLETGIGRSHNIALSSLPNFSLPGDVSASSRYWAQDIIEPEVTVSACGEITVPTTIGRGFEVQRDRIESLTVRRQTLNAKARVTA, from the coding sequence ATGCTCAACATCGACGCGATTCATCTCCGCGAGATCAACCTGCCGCTAGCTCATCCCTTCGAGACCAGCTTCGGCCTCACCACCAGCCGCCGCATCCTTCTCGTCGAACTCGAATCCGACGGCCTCACCGGGTGGGGCGAGTGCGTCGCCGGCGAACACCCTTACTTCAGCGACGAGACCATCGACACCGCCTGGCTCATCACCGAGTCGGAACTTGCCCCTCGTCTGCTCGAAGCCACTGTGGAACGTGGCGGCAGTTGTCCGGACATCTTCCGGCAGGTCCGCGGCCATCGCATGGCCAAAGCCGCGCTCGAAAACGCTGTCTGGGACCTCGAAGCGCAGGCCAAACGCGTCTCGCTGGCTGAACTCCTCGGCGGAACCCGCGACGTCATTCCCTGCGGAGTCTCGATCGGCATCCAGCCCTCGCCCGCCCACCTGATGGATAAGATCGCCGCCGAACTCGCCGCCGGCTACCAGCGCATCAAGCTGAAGTGCAAGCCCGGCTGGGATGTCAGCATCTTCGAAGCGGTCCGCAAACGATGGCCCGACATCACTCTCAGCTGCGACGCCAACTCCGCCTATCGCATGAAGGACCTGGAAGACATCGTCGAATGGGATCGATTCAATCTGCTCATGATCGAGCAGCCTCTCTGGTACGACGACTTCTACTTCCACTCCATGCTGCAGAAGCGCCTCTTAACCTCAATCTGCCTGGACGAATCCATCCGCAATCGCCGCGACGCTCTCGCCGCCATCGACATGGAGTCCTGTCGCATCATCAACATCAAAGTCGGCCGCGTCGGCGGATTCAGCGAGGCCATCGCCGTTCATAACGCGGCAGAAGAGCGCGCCATCCCGGTCTGGTGCGGCGGCATGCTGGAGACCGGCATCGGCCGATCCCACAATATCGCCCTCTCCTCTCTGCCTAACTTCTCGCTTCCCGGCGACGTCTCCGCCTCTAGCCGCTACTGGGCGCAGGACATCATCGAGCCAGAAGTTACCGTCAGCGCATGCGGAGAGATCACGGTGCCCACGACGATCGGCAGAGGCTTCGAAGTCCAGCGCGACCGCATCGAGTCCCTCACCGTACGCCGGCAGACCCTCAATGCCAAGGCTCGCGTAACCGCGTGA
- a CDS encoding APC family permease: MGSKQTITKPQSNRVRLVVASSVMLTFISFWRAAAIVLNDLGSSAFYAGGIAEEAVGKAAPWFILGVMLFSFAVRAVYVESCSMFTRGGVYRIVKEALGGTFAKLSVSALMFDYILTGPISGVSAGQYIVGLLNEVLRLCAAHHWAVKLVLHPSGSARQLPVDGTSAAIAGLITIYFWWQNTKGIEESSDKALKVMKITTVMVVILLTWGIFSAIHVGAHLPPWPTPDNLHFSNDALGFLKHTGFMRSLGLFGVLMAFGHSVLAMSGEESLAQVNREIEHPKLKNLKRAAIVIAIYSFIFTGIGTLLAVMLIPDTVRVPVYRDNLIAGMAMFMVGPLAVRIGFRVFVVIVGFLILGGAVNTAIVGSTGVLMRVAEDGVLSDWFRKPQRKYGTSYRIVNLVAGLQVFTILVTRGNVIMLGEAYAFGVIWSFTFNALAMLVLRWKYKGERGWKVPLNIRIGKTEIPLGLLCVFLVLLTTAIVNLFTKSVATVSGIIFAAAFFVIFSLSERDNKRRHDLTTRQMKEHFQLEHQDNVGREALDIRPGAVVVTMRDSAAPFALKWALTHTNTDDQDLVVLAARMMGAGGPEYVDASEQLFSEHEQMLFTKAVSVAESFGKHISLLVVPAGDIFSALVQTANSLDAAAVVSGLSTKLTAEEQAYHVGQAWEALPEPKRQFTFYVVKPDGESLSFHIGPHAPTIEPHEVQLVHRLWLNIRRAPDMQDLHHSDILAYALTRMATEFARDKQGTLKDLQRCIDESHHRRGLGGSRHEELDEAGPGYAIRAQKTAPRTEEDNVAAAKTK; encoded by the coding sequence ATGGGATCTAAACAGACGATCACTAAGCCGCAATCGAACCGCGTCCGCCTGGTCGTGGCGTCGTCGGTGATGCTTACTTTTATTTCGTTCTGGCGAGCGGCGGCGATCGTCCTGAACGACCTGGGGTCATCGGCGTTCTACGCTGGCGGCATCGCGGAGGAGGCGGTGGGCAAGGCTGCGCCGTGGTTCATTCTGGGCGTGATGCTGTTCAGCTTCGCGGTGCGTGCGGTGTATGTCGAGAGCTGCAGCATGTTTACGCGCGGCGGCGTGTACCGGATTGTGAAGGAGGCGCTGGGCGGAACGTTTGCGAAGCTGAGTGTCTCGGCCCTGATGTTCGACTACATTCTGACGGGGCCGATCTCAGGCGTCTCCGCCGGGCAATACATTGTCGGTTTGCTGAATGAGGTATTGCGGCTTTGTGCGGCGCACCATTGGGCTGTCAAGTTGGTGCTGCATCCCAGCGGCTCGGCTCGGCAGTTGCCGGTGGATGGAACTTCCGCCGCGATTGCGGGACTTATCACCATCTACTTCTGGTGGCAGAACACGAAGGGGATTGAGGAGTCGAGCGACAAGGCTCTGAAGGTGATGAAGATCACGACGGTGATGGTTGTGATTCTGCTTACGTGGGGGATTTTTTCGGCGATTCATGTGGGGGCACATCTTCCGCCGTGGCCTACGCCGGACAATCTTCATTTCAGCAACGACGCTCTGGGGTTTTTGAAGCACACGGGATTCATGCGGTCGCTGGGGTTGTTCGGTGTGCTGATGGCGTTTGGACACTCGGTGCTGGCGATGAGCGGCGAGGAGTCGCTGGCCCAGGTAAACCGCGAGATTGAACATCCGAAGCTGAAGAATTTGAAGCGCGCAGCGATCGTAATTGCGATCTACAGCTTCATCTTTACGGGTATCGGCACGCTGCTGGCCGTAATGCTGATTCCGGACACGGTGCGGGTGCCGGTCTATCGCGATAACCTGATCGCGGGGATGGCGATGTTTATGGTGGGGCCGCTGGCGGTGCGGATCGGGTTCCGCGTCTTTGTGGTGATCGTGGGATTCCTGATTCTTGGCGGGGCAGTCAATACGGCGATCGTGGGTTCGACCGGCGTACTGATGCGGGTGGCTGAGGATGGGGTCCTGTCGGACTGGTTTCGTAAGCCGCAGAGGAAATATGGGACCAGTTATCGAATTGTGAACCTGGTTGCAGGGCTGCAGGTGTTCACGATTCTTGTAACTCGGGGCAACGTGATCATGCTGGGCGAGGCCTATGCGTTTGGCGTGATCTGGAGCTTCACCTTCAATGCTCTGGCGATGCTGGTCCTGCGGTGGAAGTACAAGGGCGAACGCGGCTGGAAGGTGCCGCTCAATATTCGGATCGGGAAGACAGAGATTCCTCTGGGACTACTTTGTGTCTTCCTGGTGCTGCTTACTACAGCAATTGTGAATTTATTTACAAAGTCGGTAGCTACGGTAAGTGGAATTATCTTTGCGGCGGCCTTCTTTGTAATTTTTTCTCTCTCGGAGAGGGATAACAAGCGTCGTCACGATCTAACCACGAGACAGATGAAAGAACACTTTCAGCTGGAGCATCAGGATAATGTGGGGCGTGAGGCGTTGGATATTCGTCCGGGGGCGGTGGTGGTGACGATGCGCGACTCGGCCGCACCGTTTGCGCTGAAGTGGGCTTTGACGCATACCAATACGGACGATCAGGACCTGGTGGTGCTGGCTGCTCGAATGATGGGCGCGGGCGGACCGGAGTATGTCGACGCGTCGGAGCAGTTATTCAGCGAACACGAGCAGATGTTATTTACCAAGGCTGTGTCTGTCGCCGAAAGCTTCGGGAAGCATATTTCGTTGCTGGTAGTTCCCGCGGGAGATATCTTTTCGGCGCTAGTGCAGACGGCTAACTCGCTGGATGCAGCGGCGGTGGTCTCCGGACTATCGACCAAGCTTACTGCCGAGGAGCAGGCTTACCACGTTGGCCAGGCGTGGGAGGCGCTGCCTGAGCCGAAGCGGCAATTTACTTTTTATGTCGTCAAACCGGATGGCGAGTCACTCAGCTTTCACATCGGTCCTCATGCCCCTACGATCGAACCGCACGAAGTACAGCTGGTGCATCGTCTGTGGCTCAACATTCGGCGTGCGCCGGATATGCAGGATCTGCACCACAGCGACATACTCGCCTATGCTTTGACCCGCATGGCGACTGAGTTTGCGCGTGACAAACAAGGAACGCTGAAGGATCTGCAAAGGTGCATTGACGAGTCGCATCATCGTCGCGGGCTGGGGGGCTCGCGGCACGAAGAGTTGGATGAAGCTGGACCTGGGTATGCGATCCGCGCTCAGAAGACAGCACCTAGAACGGAAGAAGATAACGTCGCTGCCGCTAAAACGAAATAG